Sequence from the Collinsella aerofaciens ATCC 25986 genome:
TAGCGGTTTTTACGTGGCCGCCGGCATCTGCAAGCGCCTGAACAGCGCGCTCGCGCGTGCAGCCGGTCGCCTCCATCACGATGTTCTGGCCGCGCACCACCAGCTTCTCGTTCGTCTGCTGCACATCGACCATCAGGTTTTGGTATACCTTGCCGATCTTGACCATGGCACCGGTCGAAATCATGTTGAGAATGAGCTTTTGAACCGTTCCCGCCTTGAGCCTCGTTGAGCCGGTCAGCACCTCGGGACCGGGCACGGGCTCAATGGCAAGATCTGCGCTCTCCCCGATCTTCGACCCTTGGTTGCAGGCAATTGCAATGGTCTTGCACCCAGTTGCCTTGGCGTACACAAGGCCGCCCACCACATAAGGAGTACGACCGCTTGCCGCCAGGCCAACGACAAGATCCTTGTCCGAGAGTCCACGCTCCCGCAGGTCGCTCGCGCCAAGCTCCTCGCTGTCTTCGGCACCTTCGACAGCCTTGATAAACGCCGTCTCGCCTCCGGCAATGAGCCCGACAATCAGATCGGGCGACATGCCAAACGTGGGCGGGCACTCCGAAGCGTCGAGTACGCCCAGACGACCGCTGGTGCCTGCGCCCATGTAAAAGACGCGCCCGCCGCGCTCGAGTGTCTCAGCAGCCCAGTCGATTGCTGTGGCAACCTGGGGCAGCACTTTCGTGACCGACTGGACGGCACGAAGATCCTCATCGTTCATCGTCGTGACGATTTGCAGCGATGTCATCGTATCGAGGTCCATTGACCTTTGATTACGCTGTTCGGTCGTGAATTTTGTTAAATCGAGCATTTCATTCACCTCATCTTTCCTGTTTCTCGATGTAGTTTTGCTTAATGACATGCGTCGCCCGTTCGTAGTCGCTGGCAACGTAAGCAGCGTACAGGGCATCGACAACCATAAGCTGGGCCATACGCGAAGCCATGGCACCGCTGCGGACCAAGGGTTCACTCGCAGCGACGCCGAGCACGGCATCGGCCATGGTGGCAAGCTTGGATGATCCATCTACTTTGGTAACGGCCACAACGGGACAGTTGTGACGTTGAGCCTCGGCGGTGCAGTCCAGCACCTCTTGCGTCAAGCCCGAGTAGCTAAAGGCGATTGCCATATCGCCCTCATGCATGTTCTTGGCACATAAGAGCTGATCATGCCAGTCGTCGTACAGACGGCACTCTTTGTCGACACGCATGAGCTTTTGCGCCAGGTCATGCGCGACCAAACGAGAAGCACCAATACCGAACAGATTGACCGCGCGTGCCCGCTTAAGACGGGCCGCGCATCGCTCCAAGACGGTGTAATCGAGCGTTCGCGCCGTCGCCTCGATCGTGCGCACGTTGCTTTTCATCACCTTCCCCACGATACGTTCGACGCTGTCATCCATGGAGATGTCCTCGAGGGCTACGTCTTTCTTGTCACCTAAGAGCGCCAGCTCGGCAATCAGTTCGCGCTGGAACTCCTTGTAGCCCGCAAAACCCAAACGCTTGCAAAAGCGCAAAATGCTCGAGGGCGAGGAGAACGTGACATCGGCAAGACCGCGGACGGACAGCCCGACCACCTCGTGCGGATGAGCGCTTACATATGCGATGACATTGCGTTCCGCCGGGCTCGCGCTGAGCTCACGCTCGCGAAGCCGCAAAAGCAATCCGTTTGCCATCTCAAACACCTCCGTTGAGAAGAATTAAAGACCAACGAACGATTCGTACCGGATACAAACAGCTTTTGCGGTACATTGTGCCGCATCGTGGCGCACAAAGGGCGAGTGTTCTACCGCTCGCCCCTCAAATCCGACCGCTCGGAAATACGCGCGACACAAAATAATTCAACAAGGTCGCATTATCAGAAACGGGTTTGTTACCGGCTAGCGCCTCGCATGGGCGCCGATCGGCCGAGTCACATGGCGCACCAACGCCGCCGCCAGCAATACCGACAGCATGGCGGTGACATAGCCCGCAGCGTCGAATCCTAAATCGATAACGTCGAAATGCCTTCCGGGAACAAAGATCTTATGCACCTGATCGCCAACGGAGCAGGCGGCGCAAAAGAGCAATACGGGCACGCAACGGGAGCATACGCTCCACGGACGCCTGGAAAAGCAAACCACGACCACGGAGGCGAACAATCCGACGAAGAAAAACTCTACGGTATGGGCAACGCGACGGACGTTTGTGCCCACCCACATGCGAATGGAAGCAAGTCGGCCAGACCGGACATTCGAGGCAGCCGAATCGGCGCGCCCGGTCATTCCGTTCTCTGTCTGGGCTTCACCCGTGGCATCGGCAGCCTGAACGCCCGTAGCCTGACCCTCCACCACACGCGCTGTGGACTCGCTCAGCAACGACGTCTCCACCGCATTTTGCTCCGTCAGCACCCAGATGCCCACCAGCGTTGCAACGAACAGAACGATCGCGGTCCATCCGATTATTTGTTTTACGCGCGCCAAGGGCCAACCTCCTTTTTTGAATATCAGCGAGTGTAGCCCCAAATGGCATCGTCACCGTATCAAAATTTGAATCGCAACAGGAAGCGACAAAGCGACGCAAACCCCTACCCCGCCTCGCGCATCCAGCGATCGAACGTCCCCACGCACACGCCCAGGCACTTTGCTGCCTGGCTGCGGGTAATATCGCCTGCCTCATAGCTATCGCGCACCAGCTCAAACTGAGGAGGGCACGGCTTGCGAGGTCGACCGAAACGAACCCCTCGCGCCCGCGCCGCTGCAATTCCCTCCGCCTGGCGCCGATGGATATTCTCGCGCTCCACCTGCGCCACGTAGCTCAGCAGTTGCAGCACAATATCGGCAATCAGGACGTTGGTCACATCCAGCGCGCCGCTGGCCCTAGCGCGCGTGTCAAGCAATGGCATGTCCAACACCACAATGGCAACCCCGAGCTCCTTGGTAATGCGTCGCCATTCCTCAAGAATCTCGGAGTAATTACGGCCAAGTCGGTCGATAGAAAGCACCACCAGCACGTCCCCGTCTCCCAGGACGTGCAGCAGCTCGCGATAACGCGGTCGATCGAAGTCCTTGCCGCTCGCATGGTCGGCATAAATATTCGCCGAGCCCACGCCATAGGCGCCCAGCGCATCCAGCTGCCGATTAAGATTCTGATCGCGCGAACTCACCCGCGCATAACCGTACACCGTCGCCATCTCATCCCCGCTTTCTTGTAAACCTGCCAAAAGGGACAGGTTTATTTTGGTAGGTTTTACCTCTCAAATAGCAGGTAAGCGGGCGGACGAGCAGACGGCAAGGTAGCCATAATTCAAATGCGAAGGGCGGTCCCGAAAGGCCGCCCTCCGCTCCCCCACCATCAGTCGGGATTTGGCTAATGGATAAGCTTAAAGTCCAAGTGCCCACGCGTGGTATTGACGCGCGAGACCTCGATAATCACGCGCTGCCCCAGCTCGTAACGGGTGCCCGTGTCGGCACCTGTGAGCGTTAGCGCGTCCTCGTCGAACTCGAACCACTCGTTGCCCAGACTCTTGATCGAAACCAAGCCTTCGACCTGCGTTAGGTCCAAGCGCACAAAGAGGCCCATGCTGCTAACCCACGAGACGGTTCCGGCATAGCGCTCGCCCAGACGGTCCTCATAGTACTGGGCAATCTTGATCTTTTGCGTCGCATGGCTGGCGGCATCTGCCGCGCGCTCGGCATCGCTGCATGCGCGGCAGATCTGCGGCAGAATGCGCGGCAGTGACTCGCGCCCCTTGCCGATCAGGCGCGGCGTACGGACCAGGGCGTCCTTGCCGCCCAGCTGCTCATAGGCCAACTGCAGCTTGAGTACGCGGTGCACCACCAGATCGGGGTAGCGACGGATGGGACTCGTAAAGTGGCAGTAGCACGGCGCGGCGAGCGCAAAGTGGCCCTCGTTGCGCGGCTTGTACAGCGCGCGCTGCATGCTGCGCAGAAGCAGCGTGTTAACGAGCGGTGCGTTGGCCGTACCGGCGGCAGCATCAACTGCAGCCTGCAGCTCATCGGGGCTCCCCAGGGCAATACCGGCAGCACGGCGATCGTCGATGATGCCTAGCTGCGCCAGCGCAACGGCGGCACCGTGCAGGCTATCGGGGCTCGGATCCTCATGCACGCGATAGCAGGCCTCGATATCACGGTCTGCCAGCCACTCTGCAACGCACTCGTTGGCGAGCAGCATGGCTTCCTCGATAAGCGACGTGGCACACGAACGTTCACGCGCCACAATCTGCACGGGTACTCCGTCCTCATCCAAGAGAGCGCGAATCTCGGCCGTGTCAAAATCGACTGAGCCGCGGGCGCGACGAATGCGACGGCGAAGTTCGGCGAGTTCGTTGGCGGCGACAAGGAAATCGCCGAGGTCGACGTTGTAGCCGCGGGCGGCCTCCTCGCACGCGAGACCGCGCTCAAGCGCTTCCTCGCGCGAGGCCTCGGCAGCCGCAACATCCTCGGCCGCACCCTCCAGCACCGAATACTCCACCGCGCCGGCACGTACCAGCAGCGCCTCGGCGCCGTCATAGTCCATACGCACACGCGAGCGAATCACGCTGGGATACGGATCGTAATGCCGCACGCGACCCTGCGCATCGAGCTCGATATCGACGGTAAACGCAAGACGGTCCTCGTCAGGGCGAAGCGAGCACAGATCATTGGACAGGCGTTCGGGCAGCATGGGAAGCACGCGATCGGCCAGATACACCGATGTCGTACGATGACGAGCCTCAAGATCGATATGCCCGTCCCAAGCCACATAGTGTGAAACGTCGGCGATATGCACACCCAGCCTGTAGCCACCCTCGGGCGTGCGTTCCAACGAAACAGCATCGTCAAAGTCGCGTGCGTCGACCGGGTCGATCGTGATGACAAAGCGGTCGCGCAGATCGCGGCGGAGCGGGTCCTTAAGCGCCGCGGACACATCGAGCGAAAGCCCCTCGGCCTCGTCCAGCGCGGCCTCGGGATAGCTATCGGTATAGCCGTAACGCGCCATCACATATTGAACGCCCAAATCGGGCGCGTCATCTCCGCCAATGCGGCGTTCGATCGTCACAGCGCCCGATTCCAGGCGCGTCGGGTAGGTCAAAATGCGCGCGACAACAGCATCACCCGGGTGAACGCCCAGACGATCCGCCGAGGTATCCTCAGGCAGAATGAAGAAGTCAGCCTTCAGACGCGAATCGAGCGGCTCGATCACACCGAGCGGACCGGCGGTCTGGTACGTACCCACCACGCTTATGGCTGCGCGCTCAACCACGCCTTCGATCACGGCGCGCCGCTCACCGTGCGGGCTGTTCTTAATGCTCACGGCAACGGTATCGCCATCCATAATCTCGCGCTTGCCGCGGCCCATGACCTTGTAGTCGCCATTCTCGGTTATGACATAGGCACTGTGCTCATGGAGCTGCACGCGCCCGGTCAGGCTCGGACGGCGTTCGCTGCGCACCGGCCCGCGCTTATTGCGAGCTCCACGCTTATGCTTGTTATTGCGCCCCATGGCGCCTCCTAACTATCGATTGCCGACTCCAAAGAGTCTACCCAAATGATTCGCCATCCTGCCGTCCCCTAGGGATCAAAAAACGGGCCGCCCCATAAGAGACGACCCGTTGGAAGGGATGAATTCCAGGCATGCCTACACGCGCAGGTAGCGGCGCATGGCGATGGCAGAACCAAAGAGACCGATAATCACGCCGACCAGAATCAGCGCAGCATAGGTCACCAGGTAGTACTGCATCGGCAGGGCAAACGACATCCAGCCGATGCTCTCCTGCAGACGCGGAATCATCAGATTGCGCAGCAGCTCCAGAACGCCGATGGAAAGCAGCGAGCCCAAAATGGCCTGCAGCACGCCCTCGGTGATAAACGGGCCACGAATGAAGCCGTTGCTGGCGCCGACCAGACGCATAATCGCAATCTCACGACGACGCGCCGTGATGGACAGGCGAATCGTGTTGTTGATAAAGATGAACGCGATAAAAGTCAGCAGGCCAACGAGCACCACGGCGGCGATGCGGATGTAGTTGGTCACCTGGAACAGGCGGCTCACTTCCTCCTGGCCGTACAGCACGCTCGCGTTGACGTCGCCGTCATCCGCGATCTTCTGGAAATCGGCATCCTTCTTGAGCTTCTCTGCCGTGCTCTCGACCTTGGAAGGATCGTCCATCTCAATTGCAAACGAAGCCGGCAGCGGGTTCTGGCCATCGAGCGCGCTCATGGTGGCGTCGGCGTTGCCCGACATCTTGCTCGTATACTCGGCCAGCGCGTCGTCCTTGTCCTTATAGGTCACGGACTTGACGTTATTCCACGTCTTAAGTTCGGCCTCAAAAGCCTGAACATCGGCCTGATCGGCGTCATCACTAATGAACGCGTTGATGACAACCTGATCCTCGACGGTGCCGATCACGGAGTTCAGCATCGCGGAGCCCATGATGAACAGGCCGATGATAAACAGCGAAAGGAAGATCGTGATGACGGCGCCGAGCGAGGTAGTCCAGTTACGGAAGAAGTGGCTGATTGCCTCTTTGAAGGAGTAGCCCACGTTAGTTGGTGCCATAGTTGCCGTAACCTCCCCTCTCCTGGTCGCGGATAACGTGGCCGCCCTCGAGGGCGATCACGCGACGGTGCATGCTATCGACCATCTCGCGGTCGTGCGTGGCGACGATCACGGTGGTGCCGGTGCGGTTAATACGCTCGAGCAGCTTCATGATGCCCAGCGAGATCGCCGGGTCGAGGTTACCCGTGGGCTCGTCGCAGATCAGCAGCGGCGGGCGGTTGACCATAGCGCGGGCGACGGCAACGCGCTGCTGCTCGCCACCGGAAAGCTGGTCGGGCAGGGAGTCCATCTGATCGGCCAGACCGACCAGACGCAGCACCTCGGGCACCTGGCTGCGAATAACGCCCTTGGGCTTGCCGATGCACTGTAGGGCAAACGCCACGTTTTCGTAGGCGGTTTTTTGCGGCAGAAGCTTAAAGTCCTGGAACACGGCGCCAATCTGGCGGCGCAGGAACGGAACCTTGCGGTTCTTGATCTTCATGAGGTCCTGACCGGCAACCAGGATGCGACCGCTCGTCGGCTTGACGTCGCGGTTGAGCGTCGACAGCAGCGTGGTCTTACCCGAGCCGGAGTGACCGACCAGGAAGACGAACTCGCCCGGATAGATCTCGATGTTGATGTCGTCGAGTGCAGGCTTGTTGGGCTGTGCCGGATAGATCTTGGTGACATGCTCCATAAGGATGACGGGCTCGACACCGGCCTGCTTGGCCATCTTCTTGCGGCTGGCCTGCGGATCGATGGGCGCAAACACCGACGTAAAATCGGGGTTGTTGAGCGCGTTATCGAGGCTTGCAACCTCGGCGGCCTGATCGCTCTCGACCACTGGGGCAGCAGGCTGCGTGGGGTCGGGAATAGCGGCAAAGAGACCGGACTGCGCAGGCTGAGGAGCCGGCGTCGCAGGGGCCATGGGGTCGGGAATGCCGGCCATGGTAGGCTGCGGCGTGGCGGCGCCAGCCTGAGGCTGCTCCACGCGAGCGGTCACGGCCTGAACGGGTTCAAAACCCGCCGCGCCGGAAAGCGCAACATCGCTGGTGGGATTGTAGGCAAAGGGATCGGATGCCGGCTGTGCCTGATCTGCCGGCTGAGCGGGGGCCTGAGCAACAGGCTGGCCCTCTGAATCCGGAGTGGCGAAACGACTGCCCTGGACGCCTGCCTGCGTCTTGGGGGCATCATCGCCCGCACCGGAGGTACGGAAGTGGTTACCCACTGGTGCTCCTTATCGTCGTGCGTTTAAACTACATGAGCGCTTTGTATTTTAGCAGCATTAGCTTTGCTGCACATAAGAAGCATGGCGTGCTTAGGAATCCCGTCGGCCGGGCACAGGGTTACTCTCCAAATCGTCCTCGGACATGTCGGAGCCCCCGCTGCGCGCTTCGCGCGGCAGGGGCTCCTCCGTCCTGCGGAAAAATTTGGAGAGTAACCCTGTGCCCGGCCTGCGATAACTAAGGGGTCGCTGCGTTTATCTTGGGGTGCTGCATATACAAAGCTGGAAGGGTCTGAATTGCGCTTTGTCGATATATGCCCTTTTCCCTGATGGGACCGTGCTTGAGGGGCGTCTTCATGAGTTGCGGTGAAATAGGAACTGTTGAGCCTTTAAGCTGGCAAAACAGTCCTTATTTCACCGCAACTGAAACAGGGGCGCTCTCCAAGAGAGCGCCCCTGCCGGGTTTCCATAGTTCTGGCGAAGCAGTCCTTGAGATCCTCCTTGCCTTAGGCCAAGAACTCCTTAGTGGTCGCCACGATGTTGGCGGCGTCCAGGCCATACTTGTGCAAGAGCTCGGCACCCGGGCCAGACTCACCGAAGGTGTCGTTGACACCGATCTTCTTGAGCGGCGTCGGGCACTGCTCGCACAGGACGTCGGCAACGGCGCTGCCCAGGCCACCGATCACAGAATGCTCCTCGACGGTCACGACGTGGCCGGTCTTGGTGGCGCTCTTGACGATCAGGTCGGCATCGATGGGCTTGATGGTGTGCATGTTGATGACCTCGGCGTCGATGCCCTCGGCAGCGAGCTGCTCGGCGGCCTCGAGGGCCTCGCCGACCATCAAGCCGCAGGCGATGATGGTCACGTCGGCGCCCTCGCGCATGACAATGCCCTTACCCAACTCGAACTTGTAGGTCTCGGGATCGTTGATAACCGGCGAGGCCAGACGGGCAAAGCGCATGTACACGGGGCCGTCGCACTCGTAGGCGGCGCGCGTCACGGCGCGGGCCTCGACGTCGTCAGCGGGAACAATCACGGTCATGCCAGGGATGACGCGCATCAGGGCGATATCCTCGCAGCACTGGTGCGTGGCGCCATCCTCGCCCACCGAGATACCGGCGTGCGTGGCACCGATCTTAACGTTGAGGTGCGGGTAGCCGATGGAGTTACGAACCTGCTCAAAGGCGCGACCGGCAGCGAACATGGCAAAGGTACTCGCGAAGGCAACACGACCGGTGGTCGCGATACCGGCGGCGACGCCCATCAGGTTGCTCTCGGCGATGCCCACATCGAAGAAGCGGTCGGGGCAGGCTGCCTTGAACTTGCCGGTCTGCGTGGCGGCAGCCAGGTCGGCGTCGAGGACCACAAAGTCATCGTGCTCGTTGGCGAGCTCGACGAGGGCCTCGCCGTAGCTTACGCGCGTGGCGATT
This genomic interval carries:
- a CDS encoding transketolase family protein, translating into MADVKKIATRVSYGEALVELANEHDDFVVLDADLAAATQTGKFKAACPDRFFDVGIAESNLMGVAAGIATTGRVAFASTFAMFAAGRAFEQVRNSIGYPHLNVKIGATHAGISVGEDGATHQCCEDIALMRVIPGMTVIVPADDVEARAVTRAAYECDGPVYMRFARLASPVINDPETYKFELGKGIVMREGADVTIIACGLMVGEALEAAEQLAAEGIDAEVINMHTIKPIDADLIVKSATKTGHVVTVEEHSVIGGLGSAVADVLCEQCPTPLKKIGVNDTFGESGPGAELLHKYGLDAANIVATTKEFLA
- the ftsE gene encoding cell division ATP-binding protein FtsE; this encodes MGNHFRTSGAGDDAPKTQAGVQGSRFATPDSEGQPVAQAPAQPADQAQPASDPFAYNPTSDVALSGAAGFEPVQAVTARVEQPQAGAATPQPTMAGIPDPMAPATPAPQPAQSGLFAAIPDPTQPAAPVVESDQAAEVASLDNALNNPDFTSVFAPIDPQASRKKMAKQAGVEPVILMEHVTKIYPAQPNKPALDDINIEIYPGEFVFLVGHSGSGKTTLLSTLNRDVKPTSGRILVAGQDLMKIKNRKVPFLRRQIGAVFQDFKLLPQKTAYENVAFALQCIGKPKGVIRSQVPEVLRLVGLADQMDSLPDQLSGGEQQRVAVARAMVNRPPLLICDEPTGNLDPAISLGIMKLLERINRTGTTVIVATHDREMVDSMHRRVIALEGGHVIRDQERGGYGNYGTN
- a CDS encoding ribonuclease R family protein; translated protein: MGRNNKHKRGARNKRGPVRSERRPSLTGRVQLHEHSAYVITENGDYKVMGRGKREIMDGDTVAVSIKNSPHGERRAVIEGVVERAAISVVGTYQTAGPLGVIEPLDSRLKADFFILPEDTSADRLGVHPGDAVVARILTYPTRLESGAVTIERRIGGDDAPDLGVQYVMARYGYTDSYPEAALDEAEGLSLDVSAALKDPLRRDLRDRFVITIDPVDARDFDDAVSLERTPEGGYRLGVHIADVSHYVAWDGHIDLEARHRTTSVYLADRVLPMLPERLSNDLCSLRPDEDRLAFTVDIELDAQGRVRHYDPYPSVIRSRVRMDYDGAEALLVRAGAVEYSVLEGAAEDVAAAEASREEALERGLACEEAARGYNVDLGDFLVAANELAELRRRIRRARGSVDFDTAEIRALLDEDGVPVQIVARERSCATSLIEEAMLLANECVAEWLADRDIEACYRVHEDPSPDSLHGAAVALAQLGIIDDRRAAGIALGSPDELQAAVDAAAGTANAPLVNTLLLRSMQRALYKPRNEGHFALAAPCYCHFTSPIRRYPDLVVHRVLKLQLAYEQLGGKDALVRTPRLIGKGRESLPRILPQICRACSDAERAADAASHATQKIKIAQYYEDRLGERYAGTVSWVSSMGLFVRLDLTQVEGLVSIKSLGNEWFEFDEDALTLTGADTGTRYELGQRVIIEVSRVNTTRGHLDFKLIH
- a CDS encoding MurR/RpiR family transcriptional regulator, producing MANGLLLRLRERELSASPAERNVIAYVSAHPHEVVGLSVRGLADVTFSSPSSILRFCKRLGFAGYKEFQRELIAELALLGDKKDVALEDISMDDSVERIVGKVMKSNVRTIEATARTLDYTVLERCAARLKRARAVNLFGIGASRLVAHDLAQKLMRVDKECRLYDDWHDQLLCAKNMHEGDMAIAFSYSGLTQEVLDCTAEAQRHNCPVVAVTKVDGSSKLATMADAVLGVAASEPLVRSGAMASRMAQLMVVDALYAAYVASDYERATHVIKQNYIEKQER
- a CDS encoding VanZ family protein encodes the protein MARVKQIIGWTAIVLFVATLVGIWVLTEQNAVETSLLSESTARVVEGQATGVQAADATGEAQTENGMTGRADSAASNVRSGRLASIRMWVGTNVRRVAHTVEFFFVGLFASVVVVCFSRRPWSVCSRCVPVLLFCAACSVGDQVHKIFVPGRHFDVIDLGFDAAGYVTAMLSVLLAAALVRHVTRPIGAHARR
- a CDS encoding recombinase family protein; amino-acid sequence: MATVYGYARVSSRDQNLNRQLDALGAYGVGSANIYADHASGKDFDRPRYRELLHVLGDGDVLVVLSIDRLGRNYSEILEEWRRITKELGVAIVVLDMPLLDTRARASGALDVTNVLIADIVLQLLSYVAQVERENIHRRQAEGIAAARARGVRFGRPRKPCPPQFELVRDSYEAGDITRSQAAKCLGVCVGTFDRWMREAG
- the murQ gene encoding N-acetylmuramic acid 6-phosphate etherase — protein: MLDLTKFTTEQRNQRSMDLDTMTSLQIVTTMNDEDLRAVQSVTKVLPQVATAIDWAAETLERGGRVFYMGAGTSGRLGVLDASECPPTFGMSPDLIVGLIAGGETAFIKAVEGAEDSEELGASDLRERGLSDKDLVVGLAASGRTPYVVGGLVYAKATGCKTIAIACNQGSKIGESADLAIEPVPGPEVLTGSTRLKAGTVQKLILNMISTGAMVKIGKVYQNLMVDVQQTNEKLVVRGQNIVMEATGCTRERAVQALADAGGHVKTAIVSVLLDCDAEQAAVALERAHGHVRTAVSGHEKSNADVQ
- the ftsX gene encoding permease-like cell division protein FtsX codes for the protein MAPTNVGYSFKEAISHFFRNWTTSLGAVITIFLSLFIIGLFIMGSAMLNSVIGTVEDQVVINAFISDDADQADVQAFEAELKTWNNVKSVTYKDKDDALAEYTSKMSGNADATMSALDGQNPLPASFAIEMDDPSKVESTAEKLKKDADFQKIADDGDVNASVLYGQEEVSRLFQVTNYIRIAAVVLVGLLTFIAFIFINNTIRLSITARRREIAIMRLVGASNGFIRGPFITEGVLQAILGSLLSIGVLELLRNLMIPRLQESIGWMSFALPMQYYLVTYAALILVGVIIGLFGSAIAMRRYLRV